Part of the Vespa velutina chromosome 7, iVesVel2.1, whole genome shotgun sequence genome, TCTTGAACACAaacaagaaattttttcagGATCGTAGGAGTGAATTTGGCAAAATGTGACGGTGTTGCGACACTTGcatctaaaatataaatatcaccAGCTACACCATGAATTTCTTCTTTGAGACGAATGTCTCCTATCATCATAACGAGTTTCATTAGATTTGGTACATTCGGTGTTAGTgtatccttcctttttccacGCATTATTATCACTCTGCATCCATCCTTTGTTAAGCCTGACATTGGTGGAATATttctgtaaataatttatttattatttttctttttattatcttatataatttcttcgttAGTATCACAGTGTTTAAAGTTCTTTAAACACTGTGATACTAAAGTTTAAAGTTCttcaaaaaaatagaaaaaaaatttgaatattaaatatttccacGAGTATGCTTACATTATATCgagtatttcttttaattccgGCTGTGTGACGTCACGATTGCTGAAGAACTCTGGTACGATTGCTCGCATTGTGAAATACATGTCAAGtttctttttgcatttttccAAAGAAAATTTGCATCCACGGAGAAATGTCATCAACATTTGATCATCTgagaaaaacaattatttgtcATACATAAACGATTATTTACGATCATATGCATTATATAAATGGACATTAATTAGTTACCAAagagatacatatttatgagCTATTGTTTTTGTCCGTTTACGTCTGATTTTTTTGTAAGTAACTTTTTATCATCGGTACTtttcatagaaattatattaatgtataagtGAATATTTTACCATCGACATTAGGTAAATGTGGTTGTTTGATTAGCCATTCCTTGATGATCTTCAAATCATTGTCTCGAGTCGTTACATTTTCATTGAGTCGCACTCTAATCAATTTTGACATCTCTTCCTTTGGTTGTATTAGCAACatctataaatgatatatatatatatatatatatatatatatatatatacatatatatgcatagtaaattattattttttaaattgtaatatatgtatattaaaatagccagcgaaatattatcattagcATCTTATTACGAGTATGTTATGAATGCGATCATTGCataatgaatgataataaatgcaaTGTAAATCATcccataaaaacaaaataataatacttttttcgtCTTAAGGTGAGAGCTGTTgatttaacattaaatttaCCAAACACTTGATAGTTCATTCTTTCGTTTAAAGAAAACGATGTAAATGCAAAGttcgattatataaattatttaaaaccaATGTgacattttttgaaaataaaaagaaaaaaaaaattaatcgaataaaacgaaacatAATTGCATTTCAACATAACTACGATTTTCAGCATATTCGGTTAAGCGTAATTTAACTAACATccgtttctttgttttatcattatgTGTAagtgtaatatgtaataatggACTATAATATTACTTGCGCAAGTAGTCAATGCTTATGTGAGAAATTATGACTGACCAACAGCTTTATTGCTCAATAGAAACTTTCTCCAGACTCGTCACGGTTCATGAAATAGGAGACTTTTgccctatctttttttttttttttttataatctatagaaaaatacgataattaatattatttattttttttgttcttcttttttttctttcttttttatataaatacatatacataaatagaaagaTTTGAACTGAATCGATTGAAAACTTAATCGACaatcttaatttatatatatagataccgCATACATATAATTAGTTTTACAGTGATGTAGACGCACGataggaataattaaaatcaataaaaaaatatatatatcacttgtAAAATACAGGTTGTATGATAAATTAACTTCAGTTTTCCATTGatttattcgatttgaaagtatttttctagtctattgaaatattttcatgtgaAAAGTCTAATGAACGAGTGTAAAGTTCACATTCCTAAGTGTGACACATTCATACAAGAAATAATGTCgaaagaacataaaaataaaaatcgtggTTGCCAAACCATTATCCTTAGTGAAACCTGAAATTAGGCAATGCGATAGAAAGGTATTCAGAATGCCTTTCACAGTTGCAGAGAAAATTTGCTTTACTATTTACATTCTCGAGCGTATGATTACTAAATACATTTAAGATAATACCCACAGCAGTGTTTGTTCTTAAAATGACATCACAAGTATTACCacttgattattaataaattcagtATTAGTCATACTCAAATCTTTCGAGAAAGAGCAATTTTTATGTTACTATTGTTAccatgaattataataaaaattagttgaatgattaatttgaaatagatCAAATAATCTAACCGATAatgtaacgataattaaaatcgattattaaatttaactttctagagattatttatttgtaataattacttACCTTgtatatgatgtatatatgtaacgcGTGGCAACCGATATGACAGGAGCGATCGACGAAAGGATTTACTTTGAGGACGCGATCGAAAGTAATGTAAGAATTCTTACTGCTTGCTCGTCGAAGAGATGGAGCACGAGCGACGGAGTGGGATAACTTAACTCTTGGACCGGTTCTCCTTTATATCGTACTATACCCCACTCTCGATTTTACTTGCGAACTCTcagtatatgtaagtatatcaTTATGATgctatacaataaaaaaatatttgatttaatatttatgattttttgaTGTcctaatttattcaattttcgaTCGTTGGATTCCTCTTGAAGAgttctataataatactatatataaaaagaaaaaaaaaagaaaacaaaaaattatatgaaaagttattcgaaataattaaatattgctATTACGTTATACGCTTTAGAGTACTCTATCACTGATATAATAGTTTACCACGTAGAAAAACAGTTTACCgataaaagaagtaaagatCGATATTCtcaatgttatttctttttttcgttgcaTACTAGTACGTAAATTACAACAAAAAATGCGTATACGCTTATCCagacattattaaatttttaataagtttgAATAAAGGGTTAAGAACGTTAAAGAtgtctttttcaaaattaactctcttggaaatatttctttctgcaAATTATATTCCACGATAGTACAAACAGTATCTTCTGTTCGAATGTacgtattttctaattttgcCTACTCCTTTTCTTACCATTCTTTTAatcatattatcatatattaatcatattatcatggaattatttaaattatttcaaatgaataatGGGACACTACGAATCTCTCGTGCTCCTAATTAATACGTTTTTCTCATAATTCTATTACATCGTTACAAGTAAACAAACAATAGGAAAatctattaatgaaatttttgctATTATGTTTTAAATCAAAATGTTGCATCTAGAATATTCTTATAGGAGAAACGTTTAACATGTAATTTGATCGAATTTTTTGAAacatgatattttaatatttcttattaattatttctaataattaataaaaaattcttaataattattaataattatttatagtattAGCTTGCAAGACtagatattatttacgtaGTTTGAAACTTActctttttaaaaaagttcattttattctctcgTTTCACCTATTTCCCATTAAACATAAGATTTTCAAGAaagtttttttactttcaaataAGTTaagtaatgtatttttttctttgtaattaattacatcTAAATGTTTGACTCACACGATgggataagaaagagaaagagagaaagagagagagagagagagagagagagaaataattcgcacgattcgttttattttctttcaataaaatcattcgTGACCGGGGATCTAGGAAAAGGGTTGCGTTAACTAAATATGATGAAAGTTATTTATTTGTGTAGAAAAGCGTACAATCGTAATAAGCGATTATGAAATCATATGAAATTGCttttaaagtataataaaacgaaagaaaaaagtattgtGTTATTGATGTTTATTTGATTTCGTACATGGAACTTTTGGACGAATTATTGTAACGCTTCGAAGCTTCTCTTTAACATTCGATTGCAATCAGTtacaataacgatgacgaagacatatgtaattatgaaagcaattaatttatttgcttAATTTTCACACATATAAATGATCGTTCAAAATCATTCATAGTTTCTACAGATtgataacaattttctttttttttttttttttgatttcttcttattttcttttcgatcgaaaaaagaaagtaaatgtCGAAATCTATTCGGCAAGGTCAGAAACTTCAGAAATGAGGAAAGGATCAGTTTTATGATACATTAAGAGTCATCAAAACGATCAAGGACGTCAATGTACCAAGAAACATGTTTATTTTGTTCATTATGATATTCGATCCATTTGACACAATGATTCTTTCTACCAAAGTTTCGTTTACAAATCTGTTTTTatcctaaaaaataaaagaaaaagcaatacAGATGATAtctgtagaagaaaaaaaaattgtttaattattcctATTGCAATCAATAATATCAGATTATCCTACCAATTTTATTTCAGAGGTTTTGTTAACATTTTCTAAGATTTGTGAATCATTCGTATCTCGAACATTTCTAAttgatatatcataaaaatgtttatctgGATTACTACAATCTTGATCCTGACAGGAATAAGTTATAACGCTTTTGATAATATCTGGTAGATCTTCGATCATACGTATACGGTAAAGAATCGAAGCTTTTGGTCCATCAGCAAAGAAAGATACACGCTTGATATCCTCCGAACATAATTCTGTCACGATTACGAGCGTGTCGGATGgagaaatcttttattaaatggagaaaaaaaggatattagttttttcttttttttttttctattctctttaggcaaacgtttattttaaaatattgacaaggaaaagaaggaagttaACCTCGTGACGTAAGAGATCTATCACAGAAACAAGCTCGTTTTCCGGGATTACGAGTACTAGCATGTAGCCTTTGTCatctgaaattattttcagatttttTATTGTGCCATCGACCAAGTCAATGTAGCTCGTTCGTAAATGCGAAGATTCTTGAAAAATAAGCTCGTCATCCGTTCCATTGGTCGATGGTCCGTTCAGGCAATCAATCATCGCTCGAAAAAAGGCAATTCTAATCTTGCTAAAAAAATCGAACACATCCCAGATATCACCATAACTcgaaatatcttctttttgatAATTCCTTTGTAAAtccgaattattttctttttcatgtgAATCCATAAAGTCATGGAACGTATCATTCTGTTCCAAATCACGCTTatgaattctttctttcgtgctatttttatttgattcacTTTCTTTTACTATCTCGATGTTTCCTTCGACGTCGGATACGAAAGGAATGGAGAAATTTATAGCTGATAGAACGcctaaattataattttgatgacacatttaacgataataaatatgttcgagtacatatatatatatatatgtactatatatatataaaacttactTGTTGTCATTTCTTTAACTCGATGAGCCCAAGTTAATAATTCAGATATTCGCGAACGTAATGTTTTCTTACATTCACATTCGTCCTCCTTTTTGCCagggaaaagaaattcatttaattctattttcatcGGTCCGTTATCTTCTTGATGGTCGacctaataaaatttaaataaagattattactcGTACAATATTACctcgttgaaatttttatacctGAAAGTATCCATGAACTGGAAACGAGTACGTTCTCTCGAAATTATTCCAaacctcttctcttctttgctTAGCCGTGTCAACGAGAATCAAGACAACGTTTCTTAAATGAGAAGAAGCAATGTTTGAGTTATGTTTCATAAAACTAGCGTTGTATTTAGTCGTCAAGAGTTCTTCCGAGTTTTTTAAAGTTGTCTCGAATCTCTTTCTACGTGGAATTTCCTTCGCGTGTTTCATAGTCATTTTTTCGTCAGACTTTGTCTCCAGTTTAACAACATGCATTTTATCGTTCAATATCCTTCCgtaagaaacatttttaatggaatttaATGATTCTGGTATTGTCAACAAGGATGGAATACCtattgaaagatttatttatattaaatctttttttttatcaaaaatcaaatttaccTGAACGGCCAATCAAAAAGCAACTGGATTGAG contains:
- the LOC124950746 gene encoding alpha-tocopherol transfer protein-like codes for the protein MLLIQPKEEMSKLIRVRLNENVTTRDNDLKIIKEWLIKQPHLPNVDDDQMLMTFLRGCKFSLEKCKKKLDMYFTMRAIVPEFFSNRDVTQPELKEILDIINIPPMSGLTKDGCRVIIMRGKRKDTLTPNVPNLMKLVMMIGDIRLKEEIHGVAGDIYILDASVATPSHFAKFTPTILKKFLVCVQEAYPVKLKQVHVVNISPLVDTIVNFVKPFLKEKIRNRIFMHSKLETLYEYIPKEILPIEYGGDAGPIQVVHDAWIKKLEEYGPWFAAQTSVVANETLRPGKPRTHDDIFGLDGSFRQLTID